CCCATGGCCTCGTGGCGCGGCGTCACGACAGTGGCGACCAGCCAGGGAATATTGGCGCGCTCGGCCATGCGCTTGCCGGCGCGCACGAGGGTTTTGGAGATCGGCGCCTCGTTGATGCAGACCAGCAGGCGCTCCTGGGTCGGCCACGGGCCACGCACCGCATTGGCCTGCATATAGGCCAGCATCTCGGCATCGACCCGGCTTGCGGCCGTCCGCAGCGCAAGCTCGCGCAAGGCGGTGAGATTGCCTTTGGTGAAAAAGTTCTCGAGGGCGCGACCGATATTGCCGGGCACGTAGACCTTGCCGGCCTTGAGGCGCGCGATCAGTTCCTCGGGCGGCAGGTCGATGATCTCGATATCGTCGGCGCGCCGCAGGATTTCGTCGGGCACGGTCTCCTGCACGCGGACGCCGGTAATGCGCGCGACGACGTCGTTGAGGCTCTCGATGTGCTGGACGTTGAGCGTGGTGGTGACGTCGATGCCGGCATCGAGGATCTCCACCACGTCCTGCCAACGCTTGAGGTGACGCGAGCCCGGGACGTTGGTGTGGGCGAGTTCATCGATGATCGCAAGTTGCGGGCGCCGGGCCAGCACTGCATCGATGTCGAGTTCATCGAGCATCTGGCCGCGATATTCGAGGCGGCGGCGCGGTAGCTGCTCCAGCGGTTCGAGGAGCAGTGCGGTCTCGGCGCGCCCATGCGTTTCGACCAGCCCCACAACGACGTCGACGCCCGCGGCGCGACGGTTGTCGGCTTCCTGGAGCATGGCGAAGGTCTTCCCCACGCCGGGTGCGGCGCCGAGGAAGACCTTGAGTTTGCCGCGGCCCTCCTTGCGCGCTTCGCCAAGGAGGGCTTCGGGGGTGGGCCGTGCAGGTTCGACGATTGCCATCGCGTCCTACGGTTTGAGCGCGTCCAGCGCCAGGTTGAGCGCCAGCACGTTGACTCTGGGTTGGCCGAGCATACCAAAGTCGCGGCCCTGGGTATGCTGGGCAACCAATTGTTCCACCTGCTCTTTGGTGAGCCCACGCGCGGCAGCAACGCGCTCCACCTGCCAGACGGCTGCCGCCGGGCTGATATCGGGATCGAGACCGGAGCCGGACGCGGTGACGAGATCGGCCGGCACCGGGCCTGAACCACCCAGCGCCGCAGCGCGCTCCTTGACCTGCTCCACCAGCACTTTCGAACTGGGGCCGAGATTGGAGCCCGAAGACGCCGCAGCGTTGTAGGGATCGGGACCGGTGGCCGACGGTCGCCCATGGAAATAGCGGTCCGACTGGAACGACTGGCCGACAAAGGCCGACCCGATCACCTTGCCATCCTTCTCGATCATCGAGCCGTTGGCCTGGCGAGGGAAAGCCGCCTGTCCGATGCCGGTGATAGCCAGCGGATAGGCGACGCCGGTGAGGAGGGTCAGGAGCCCGAGCGTGGCGATTGCCGGGCGAAGATCTGCAAACATGGTTCTTCTCCTCACACGAGGTGCAGTGCGCTGACGACGAGGTCGATCAGCTTGATACCGATGAACGGGGCGACAAGGCCGCCCAGGCCGTATATGGTCAGGTTGCGGGACAGGAGCGCGGAAGCGGAAGCGGGCTTGTAGCGCACGCCGCGCAGCGCGATCGGGATCAGCGCCACGATGATGAGGGCGTTGAAGATCAGGGCCGAGAGAATTGCCGATTCGGGCGAAGCCAACCCCATGACGTTGAGCACGGCCAGCCCCGGATAGGCCGGAATGAAGAGCGCCGGCAGGATGGCGAAATACTTGGCCACGTCATTGGCGATCGAGAAGGTAGTGAGTGCTCCGCGCGAGATCAGCAATTGCTTGCCGACCAGCACGATCTCGATGAGCTTCGTCGGGTCGCTGTCGAGATCCACGAGGTTGCCGGCCTCCTTGGCAGCGGGCGTGCCGGAGTTCATCGCCACGCCGACGTCGGCCTGAGCCAGGGCCGGCGCATCGTTCGAGCCATCGCCACACATGGCGACGAGGCGGCCATTGGCCTGTTCGGTGCGGATCAGCTCAAGCTTGCGCTCGGGCGTGGCCTCCGCGAGGAAATCGTCGACGCCTGCCTCCGCCGCGATGGCCGCTGCGGTCAGCGGATTGTCGCCGGTAATCATCACGGTGCGGATGCCCATGTTGCGCAGCTCGGCAAAGCGTTCGCGGATCTGCGGCTTGACCACGTCCTTGAGGTGCACGACGCCGAGGATGCGCCGATCCCTGGTGACGACCAGCGGCGTGCCGCCCGACGTCGCGATGCGGCGGATGATGGCGTCGAGTTCGGGGCCTGAATGCTGGTGCGCATATTTGAGCACAGCGTCTGAGGCGCCCTTGCGCAACACGGTGCCATCGGCCAGGTCGGCACCCGACATACGTGTCTGGGCGGTAAAGGGCACGAACGTGGCCTCGTTGCCCAGCGGATTGTCGGCAAAGCCGAATTTGCGGCGAGCCAGCTCGACGATCGACTTGCCCTCCGGCGTGTCGTCGGCCAGCGAGGACAGGAACGCCGCCTCGGCCAGATCGCGCTCGGAAATGCCGGGCACGGGGTCGAAGGCATCGGCCATGCGGTTGCCGAAGGTGATGGTGCCGGTCTTGTCGAGCAGCAGCACGTCGATATCGCCGGCCGCCTCGACCGCGCGACCCGACTTGGCCACGACATTGGCCTTTACCAGCCGATCCATGCCGGCGATGCCGATTGCGGAAAGCAGCCCGCCGATAGTGGTGGGGATGAGCGTGATGAAGAGCGCCGCGAGGTACACCATCGGGATCTGCGTGCCGGACCACATGGCGAAGAAGGGCAGCGTCACGACGACGAAGAGGAAGACCAGCGTCAGGGCCGCCAGCAGGATGTCGAGGGCTATCTCGTTCGGCGTCTTCTGGCGCTTCGCGCCTTCGACCAGCGCGATCATCTTGTCGAGGAAGGTCTCGCCCGGCTTGGCCGTGACCTTGAGCACCAGCCAATCCGAGACGACGCGGGTGCCGCCGGTCACCGACGAGCGGTCGCCGCCGGATTCGCGGATGACGGGGGCGGATTCGCCGGTGATGGCGCTTTCGTCGACCGAGGCGATGCCTTCGATGACTTCGGCGTCGGTCGGGATGATGTCGCCGGCCGAGACCACGATGATCTCGCCCACGTCGACATCGGCGAGGTCCTGCCATTCGAAGAGGTCGCGGTTCTTTGGGTCGATCAGCACCTTGGCGCGGGCGGACGACTTGGTGGCGCGGAAGGCATCGGCGCGAGCCTTGCCCCTGCCCTCGGCGATGGCTTCGGCGAAGTTGGCGAACAGCACGGTGAACCAGAGCCAGATCGCCACCTGCAGGCCGATGCCGAACGAAGGCGAGCCGACGATGCCGTCGCGAATGGCAAGGATGGTGGTGAACAGCGATACCAAAGCCGTCACGAAGATCACCGGATTGCGCATCAGCCCCCTGGGGTTGAGCTTGGTGAAGGCCTGCCCTGCCGCCTTGGTGAGAATGGCGGGGTCGAAAAGGCCGATTTCCCGGGTGAGTGTTGGTTGCTTGGACATGTGAGAAACCTCAGAAACTCTGGCCCGCGGCGAGCGAGACCTGTTCGGCGATCGGGCCGAGAGCGAGTACCGGCAGGAAGGTGAGCGCCCCCACGATCAGGATCGAAGCCACGAGCAGGCCGACGAACAGCGCGCCGTGCGTGGGGAAGGTGCCGGCCGAGGCCGGGGCGATCTTCTTGGTGGCCATGGAGCCGGCTATGGCGAGTACCGGAATGATGTAACCGTACCGGCCGATCAGCATGGCGATGCCGAGGAAGGTATTGTGCCAGGTGACGTTGGCGGTGAAGCCGGCGAAGGCGGACCCGTTGTTTGCCGTAGCCGAGACATAGGCATAGACGAGCTCGGAAAGCCCATGCGGGCCTGCGTCCTGGACCGAACTCTGGCCCGTGCCAACGAGGATCGCGAGCGCGGAGAAGACCAGCACGCCGAGAGGCATGATCATGAGGGTCAAGGCGGCCAGCTTGACCTCCCGCGCCTCGATCTTCTTGCCGAGATATTCCGGCGTCCGCCCCACCATGAGACCGGCGAGGAAGAGCGTGATGATCACCATCAACAGCATTCCGGTGAGCCCGACGCCCACGCCGCCGAAGACGACTTCGCCCAGCGCCATGTTGACCATGGCGATCATGCCGCCGAGCGGGGTGAAGCTGTCATGCATGGCGTTGACCGAGCCGTTGGACGCGGCCGTGGTCGCTTCCGCCCAGAGTGCGGAGTTGACGACGCCGAAGCGGACTTCCTTGCCTTCCATGTTGCCCGCATCTGCCTGGATTATGCCGGCGAGCAGCGGATTGCCTGCCTTTTCCGCGGCATAGATGCCGACGAAACCGAGGACGAGCATCACGCCCATGGCGGCGAAAAGCGCCCTGCCCTGGCGCTTGTCGTTGACCATGCGCCCGAAAGTGAAGGGGAAAGCCACCGAGACGACGAAGATGCCGATCATGGTCAGCAGATTGCTGAGCGCGGTCGGGTTTTCGAGCGGATGGGCAGAGTTGGCGTTGAAGAAGCCGCCGCCATTGGTACCCAATTGCTTGATCGCGAGCTGGGAGGCGACCGGGCCGACCGAGATGGACTGGCTGGCGCCTTCGAGCGTGGTGGCGGAGACGGAGGCATCGAGGGTCTGCGGCACGCCGGTCCAGACGAGCACGATGGCGAGGATGATCGCCAGCGGCAGCAGGACGTAGAGTGTCGAGCGCACCATATCGACCCAGAAATTGCCGATTGCCTTGATCTGCCGCGCCGCAAGACCGCGCGCTACGGCGGCCGCTACGGCCATGCCGGTGGCGGCGGAAAGGAAGTTCTGCGTGGTCAGGCCCGCCATCTGGCTGAAATTGGAGAGCGTCAACTCCCCGCCATAGGACTGCCAGTTGGTGTTGGTGATGTAGGAGACGGTGGTGTTGAACGCCAGGTCCGCCGGAAGTCCCGGAAAGCCTGCCGGATTGAACGGCAGCAGGTCCTGGAACTTGAGGATCAGGAACAGCAGCAGGAAGCCGGCTGCATTGAAGGCAAGCAGCGAAAGCGCGTAGGCGCTCCAATGTTGGCCCTGGTCGGATTTTACCCCGGCGACGGCAAAGATGCCGCGCTCCAGCGGGCGCAGGAACTTGAGCTCGCCCGAATAGACGCGCGCCATGTAGAGGCCGATGGGGACGGCGAGCCCGACGAGGAGCGCCGCGTAGATGAGTATCTGAATGAGATCGGAAAACATGATCGCTCCGCTCAGAAGCGCTCAGGGCGCAGCAGCGCCGCAATGAGATAGATGAAGAGAACGATGGCGAGGATGACGCCCAGCACGATGTCGAGGGTCATTTGAGCCGCTCCAGCGCGAGCACCAACAGGCCGGCGACCAGAAAGGACGCCATCCCGCCAGCGAGAAACACGAGATCGGAAAACATGATTGCTCCATCCGAAAAGGATGGTTCGGCGTTAGACCCCGGTCGCGTAACGGCGCTACGGCGAATGCCCGTCCGTGGCGTAAAGCCAGCGTAAAATCCCATGATTTCAAGCTGCTCGGGTTCTTTGCGCAATCGCACTGAATGGATTTGCAAATCCATTTGCAAATCGATTTTGCGCTGAGTAACAATCGGGCATGAGCACGATCTCGAAAGTGGCGGAGAGGGCGGGTGTTTCGCGGACGACGGTTTCGCACGTGCTCAACCACGCGGATCGCGTTTCCCAGCCGCTGCGCGAGCGTGTGCTGGCTGCCATCGATGAGCTCGGCTACAAGCCCAACCCGCAGGCGCAGAGCCTGAGGACGGGGCGGACGAATATCGTCGCCATCCTCATTCCGGATATCCTCAATCCCTATTTCACGGAGCTGGTCAAAACGCTCCAGACCGAGATCGAGCGGTCGGGCATGGACACGCTGGTGTTCAACACCGACGTGCCCGGCGGGCATCCCGAATTGCATGGGCGCGAATATCTCAAGCAGCTCAGCCGCAAGCGGGTGGATGGCGCGATCGTCGCCGACTTCGCGCTGCATGGCATGCTCGACCAGATCGAGAAGATCGACGTGCCGACCGTCTTCATCGGCTCGCTGCATGGGCAATCCGCCGACAGTGTCGCGCTCGACGATTTCGGCGGCGGCTACCTGATGGGACAGCATCTCGTCGGAGCCGGCCATCGCCGGATCGCGCATGTGACGGGGCCGAGGGCTTTCAAGGAATCGGCGGCGCGCAGCGCGGGGTTCGACAAGGCGCTGGCGGATGGCGGCATCACCATCGATCCGGCATTGCGGTTCGAGGGGTCGTTCCTGCAACCGTCGGGGCGCGAGGCGGTGCGGTGGCTCTTCGAGAAGCATGGCGGCGCCCTGCCCTCGGCGGTGTTCTTCGCCAACTCGCTCATGGCGATCGGCGCACTCACCGAATTCTACGATCGCGGCGTCAAGGTGCCCGGCGATATCGCCGTGGCCGCCTTCGACATCATCGCCCAGCTCGAATACGTCCGGCCGCGGCTGACCACCGTGGGCAACAGCCCCGAAGTGCTGGCCCGGACGGCAACGAAAATGCTGCTCGACCGGCTTGGAGGCAAAGTCGAGCCAGCACCGCGCCGGGAAGTCATCCCCTGCGTTCTCATGGAGTACGAAACCGCCTGAAAAAGCCGCGAGACACCTCGCGCAAGACACTCAAGGGAGGAGTGAATGACGAACGACAACCTACCGCGGGGCTGGTCCCGGCGATCCGTTCTCAGGGGCGCGACGGCGCTCGGCGCCGCCGGCATGGCGGGCAGCCTGCCGATGGTGGGCAGGGCCTTCGCCCAGGACAACGCCCTCAGCTTCTGGCAATTCTACGCCCCCGGCGGCGACGTGAAGACCCAGGTCAACTGGTTCGTGAAGATGGTCGAGGACTGGAACGCCGGCAACGATCCCAAGGTCAATCTCGAATACGTCGTGGGCTCCGAATACATCTCGGGCACCAAGCTCGCGACCTCTTTCGCCTCGGGCCAGGGACCTGACATCTTCATCATCTCGCCCGGTGACTTCCTGCGCTACTACAATGGCGGCGTGCTCGCCGACCTGACGCCGCATATCGAGGAAGCAGCGCAGAAGGACTTTCCGCAGAGCGTGATCGCCAACCGCATGGTGGACGGCAAGATCTACGGCGTGCCGATGGAAGTGGAGCCGATGGCCTTCTACTACTCGGTCAAGGCCTTCGAGGATGCCGGGCTCAACGAAAACGACGTGCCCAAGACCTGGGACGAACTGCTGGAGCTCGGCAAGAAGCTGACGACCGGCGAGCGCTACGGCCTGCAGTTCGAGACCGGGCCGGGCTATTACCAGAACTTCACCTGGTACCCCTTCATGTGGCAGGGCGGCGGCGACTTCCAGACCGCCGACGGCAAGTCGGCCTTCGACTCGCCGGCGACCGTGCAGGCGCTCAAGCTCTGGCAGGATGCGATCAATACGGGCGCGGCGCCGCGACAAATGCTGGGCGGTGGCGGCGGCGACATCGTCGCCAATCTGGGCTCCGGCTATTGCGCCATGCAGAATGTCGGCATCTGGGGCATCTCGGCGATGGACAACAATGCGCCGGACGTCCCCTACGGCATCTTCAAGCTGCCGGTTCCCAATGGCGGCAAGTACGTGACCGTCGGCGGCGGCTGGGCGTTCGTCGCCAATGCCAAGGGCAAGAACCCGGAGGCCGCCTCCAAGTTCATCGCCTGGGCGCTGGCTTCGATGGCGCCGGATTCGATCCAGCGCGTGGTGGATTGGTGCACGGTCGCCAAGTCCGACATGCCGCCGCGTGACAGCGCGCTCGAAAAGGGCGGCGATGCCTTCAACAAGGGCAAGATGGGGATCTTCTCCAAGGAGATCCATCCGGGGACGCGCGCGGAGCCGCGGGTGCCGCCAGAGGTCTACAAGATCATCTCGGATGCCATCCAGGCGACCCAGCTCGGCGGGGCCGATCCGCAGGCGACCGCTACGGCGGCCTCCCAGCAGCTCGATGCCTTCCTTGCCAACTACAAGGGCGCACCGATCCTCTGATGAGCATCGCGACCACATCGCAGAAAGTGGCGGGCACTCAGCCCGCCACTGTCCGGCTCTCGGCGCGGCGGCGCGAGGCCATCGCGGGGTATCTCTTCGTACTCCCCGATGCGCTGGGGCTGCTGCTCTTTATCGGGCTGCCGATGATCCTGGCCCTCGTCATCAGCCTCTTCGAGGTCGATGGCTTCGGCAATTTCACCTTCGTGGGACTGGCCAATTATGCGCGGATGTGGGGCGATGCCCTCTTCTGGCAATCGCTAAAGGTGACGCTGCTGTTCGCGGTGATGCTCGTGCCCCTGCTCTATGTGTTCGGGCTGGGACTGGCGCTGCTCGTCCAGCGCAACGGGCGGTTCAACACGGTCATGCGCGCCATGTTCTTCGCGCCGCAGATGGTGAGCCTCGTCGTCGTGGCGCTGGTCTGGCAGCTCATGGTTGTCGACAAGCTCGGCATCATCACGCGGCTGCTCTATTCGGTCGGGCTCGGCTCGGTGTCGCTGCTCGGCAACCCGAACTTCGCGCTGTTCACGGTGACCGGCGCCTGCGTCTGGTTCCTGATGGGTTTTTACATGCTGATCTTCCTCGGCGGCCTGCAGGACATCCCGAAGGAATATTACGAGGCGGCCAAGATCGATGGCGCCGGGCGTGTGCAGAGCTTCTGGTACATCACGCTGCCCCTCCTCCGTCCGACCAGCTTTTTCGTGCTGCTCGTCTCGGCGGTGGCGGCGGTCGCGGGGGCGCAGGCCTTCGACCTCGTCTATGTGATGACGCGCGGCGGACCGGCCAATTCGACGGCGCTCTTCATCAACTACATCTACCAGCAGGCCTTCCAGTATTCGGCCTTCGGCTATGCGGCGGCGCTGGCGACGCTGCTGGTCGTGGTGCTGATGGCGATCACGGTGGTGTTCTTCTTCCTCACGCGGGGCGGGAGGTTCCAGTATGAGTGACCGGCCGGCTATTCTCTATTCGTCGCGCCAGGTCAACTCGGTCCGGATGGTCTGGATGCTGGTGACGCTCGTCCTCGCCGCGATGACGATCTTTCCGCTGCTCTACATGCTGGCGATCGCCTTCAAGGGGCCGACCGAGGTGTTCAAGTCCAACCTCATCCCCGACAAGCCGACGTTCGACAATTTCATCTATGTGCTGACCGAGGTGCCGTTCTGGCGCTACCTGCTCAACACGTTCTTCGTGTCGGCGGTGGTGACGATCATCGCGCTCTTCTTCCACACCATGGCCGGCTACGCGCTGGCGCGGCTGCGCTTTCCGGGGCGCGAGGCGATCTTCCTCGCCATGTTCTCGACGTTCCTGGTGTCGCTGCCAGTGATCATCGTGCCGCTCTTCATCCTCGTGCGGTCGATGGGCATGCTCAACAGCTATGCCGGGCTCATCGTCCCCTCGATCTTCAACGCGTTCGGCATCTTCCTGCTGCGCCAATATTACCTGTCGCTGCCACGCGAGCTGGAGGAGGCAGCGGTGATCGATGGGGCGGGCTATTGGCGGATCTACCTCAGCGTGATCCTGCCGCTCAGCCGACCGATCATCGCGGCGCTGGCAATCCTCTTCTTCCTTGCCAACTGGAATGCCTTCCTCTGGCCGCTGACGGTGGCGGCCGACCCCAACCTCTGGGTGGTGCAGGTGGCGATCGCCAACTTCAAGAGCCAGTACGCGGCGTCCTGGAACTACACCATGGCCGCCTCGACCATCGTGGCGCTGCCCATGCTCATCCTTTTCCTGATCTTCCAGCGGCAGATCATGGAATCCATCAAGACCAGCGGCCTCAAGTAGAGACCCACTCAACGGAAGCGAATAATGACAAGCAGTTTCAATGGTCTGGGCGTCAACCTCTCCAACCTCTATCGGCTGTCTAACGCCAGGACGCGGTCGATCTCGCCGGAGAACTTCACCGGTGAGAAGGGCAAGGGCGGCATGGCCACCGAAGGAACCGGCGCGGTCCATGCGCGCGGCCTCGGCCAGGGCTGGAAAATTTCGCCCTCGATCCGGATCGAGCCGGGAGAAACGCGGGTGCTGGGCGAGATCGAGGGCCAGGGCGCGATCCAGCAGATCTGGCTGACGACGGCGAACCTGCGCTGGCGCGACCTGATCCTGCGCGTCTACTGGGACGGCAATGAGAACCCGTCGGTTGAGTGCCCGGTGGGCGACTTCTTCTGTTCGGGCTGGAACCAGTTCGCGCAGGTTTCCTCGCTTGCCGTCTGCGTCAATCCGGGGCGGGCGTTCAACTGCTATTGGGAGATGCCGTTCCGCAAGTCGGCGAAGATCACCATCGAGAACCGGGACCCTGACGACTTCGGCATCATCTACTACCAGATCAACTATGCGCTGACCGAGGTGCCTGAGGACGCGGCCTATTTCCATGCCCAGTTCCGCCGCACCAACCCGCTGCCGTTCAAGGAGGACTACACGATCCTCGATGGCGTGGAGGGGCGCGGGCATTATGTCGGCACCTACATGGCCTGGGGTGTCAACAATGCCGGCTGGTGGGGCGAGGGCGAGATCAAGTTCTTCATGGATGGGGACAGCAAGTTCCCGACCATCTGCGGGACCGGCACCGAGGACTATTTCTGCGGCGCCTACAATTTCGACGGCGGGGTGGTCGACGACACGATGGAGAGCCGCTACCGCGAGTTCACCTCGCCCTATTCCGGGCTGCCGCAGGTGTTGCGGCCCGATGGGACCTATCGCAGCCAGCAGCGGTTCGGGATGTATCGCTGGCACCTCAACGACCCGATCCGGTTCGACAACGACCTGCGGGTGACGATCCAGGCGCTGGGGTGGCGGACCGAGAAAAAGGATCGGCGTTACCTGCCGCTGCAGGACGACATCGCCTCGGTGGCGTTCTGGTACCAGCAGCAGCCGGCGGCGCCCTTCCCGGCCCTGCCCGACCGCGACTATCTCGAAATCATCTGAGGCGGAAACTTCATGGCTTCGGTTGGTATCGACACCGTTCGCAAGGCCTATGGCGGGCTGGAGGTGATCCATGGGGTTACCGCCGAGATCGGCGACGGCGAGTTCGTGGTGCTGGTGGGACCGTCTGGATGCGGCAAGTCCACGCTGCTGCGGATGATCGCCGGGCTCGAGGAGATTTCGGGCGGAACGATCTCGATCGGCGAGCGGGTGGTCAATGACGTACCGCCCAAGCAGCGCAACATCGCAATGGTGTTCCAGAACTACGCGCTCTACCCCCATATGACAGTGGCTCAGAACATGGGCTTCTCGCTCAAGCTGGGGGGCGTCGAGAAGGCCGAGATCAAGCGGAAGGTGGAAGAGGCGGCGGCGATCCTGACGCTGGGCAATCTCCTCGACCGCTATCCCTCCCAGCTCTCGGGCGGGCAGCGGCAGCGCGTGGCGATGGGACGGGCCATCGTGCGGAACCCGGAAGTGTTTCTCTTCGACGAGCCGCTCTCGAACCTCGACGCCAAGCTGCGGGTGCATATGCGGGCCGAGATCAAGGAGCTGCACCAGCGGCTGCGGACGACGACGGTCTATGTGACGCACGACCAGGTGGAGGCCATGACCATGGCCGACCGGATCGTGGTGATGCGCGACGGGGTGATCGAGCAGGTGGGAACGCCGCTCGACCTCTACGACCATCCGCAGAACAGCTTCGTGGCCGGGTTCATCGGGAGCCCGGCGATGAACTTCGTTCCGGGCAGGATCGAGGATGGTCGGTTCGTGGGGACCGGCGGGATTTCATGCCCGGCTCCGGTGGCGACGGGCGAGGATGTGCTCTGCGGGGTGCGGCCAACGCGGCTGGTGCTGGCGGAGGATGGGGCGAAGGCCATAGTCAAGGTGATCGAGCCGACCGGGGAGGAAACGCAGATCATCGCCCGGATGGGGGATATCGACCTGACGGTGCTGTCAACGCAGCGGCTGGCGTTGCGGCCGGGCGAGGGAATCGGGCTGCGAATCGCAGAGGACAGTGCGCATTTCTTCGAAAAGGTGTCCGGAAAGCGGATTTAGCGCGGTTTTTGTTAGGGAATTACGGGAAGATATTTTCTTAAGTTATTGATTTTGCTTCTGTTCGATAATCATGAGCGACGAGCAATCGTTAAATTTTGAATGAAATTCGGGGAATCTTTGGCAAAGTTTTCGGGGTTTTGCGGGGGTTTTCGCTGAAATTGGGGAATTGTTTTTGGCGGGGATAAGTTCGCGGCGGTGAGGCGCCGGCGCGAGGGGGTGTTCGCATCGTAGTATGCTCGCGGTGCGGGGGGATAAGATTTTCGAGCGGCAACTGCTGGGTGGTGGAGGGAGTGGGTCCCCTCATCCGCCCTTCGGGCACCTTCTCCCACAAGGGGAGAAGGGGTTGGGGGCCCGAACCCAGATCTATCCTTCCGGCCAGATCTCCACCGCGGCCTAGGGGGTGGTGGCTG
The sequence above is a segment of the Paradevosia shaoguanensis genome. Coding sequences within it:
- a CDS encoding glycoside hydrolase family 172 protein, with product MTSSFNGLGVNLSNLYRLSNARTRSISPENFTGEKGKGGMATEGTGAVHARGLGQGWKISPSIRIEPGETRVLGEIEGQGAIQQIWLTTANLRWRDLILRVYWDGNENPSVECPVGDFFCSGWNQFAQVSSLAVCVNPGRAFNCYWEMPFRKSAKITIENRDPDDFGIIYYQINYALTEVPEDAAYFHAQFRRTNPLPFKEDYTILDGVEGRGHYVGTYMAWGVNNAGWWGEGEIKFFMDGDSKFPTICGTGTEDYFCGAYNFDGGVVDDTMESRYREFTSPYSGLPQVLRPDGTYRSQQRFGMYRWHLNDPIRFDNDLRVTIQALGWRTEKKDRRYLPLQDDIASVAFWYQQQPAAPFPALPDRDYLEII
- a CDS encoding ABC transporter ATP-binding protein: MASVGIDTVRKAYGGLEVIHGVTAEIGDGEFVVLVGPSGCGKSTLLRMIAGLEEISGGTISIGERVVNDVPPKQRNIAMVFQNYALYPHMTVAQNMGFSLKLGGVEKAEIKRKVEEAAAILTLGNLLDRYPSQLSGGQRQRVAMGRAIVRNPEVFLFDEPLSNLDAKLRVHMRAEIKELHQRLRTTTVYVTHDQVEAMTMADRIVVMRDGVIEQVGTPLDLYDHPQNSFVAGFIGSPAMNFVPGRIEDGRFVGTGGISCPAPVATGEDVLCGVRPTRLVLAEDGAKAIVKVIEPTGEETQIIARMGDIDLTVLSTQRLALRPGEGIGLRIAEDSAHFFEKVSGKRI